TCTACATGATCAAGGCCATTACTGGAAAGAGCACATGGTATGCAACCCCGGCAACGACGCTCGAAGCCGCGAAAGCCCATGCTGATGATTTAGTGCGTCACATCACACCGGCAGAACGTACGGGGTGGAACTCCAAACAAGATGCAATTGGATTTACTCCTGAGAATGTCACGAATAAAGGTGAGTCCGGAGGATACGCCGGGCTAGATAACGGAGCTAAATTACTTACAAAAAATCTACCCGATTCGATCCTTGGCCAAGTGAAATATCAAGGAACTTGGAATGCGACATCAAACGTTCCTGCTTTGCCGGCTGCTTCTACCGCCAAAGGATATTACTTTGTTGTAGCAGCATCGGGAACTTACGGTAGCTTAGATTTTCAGATAGGGGATTGGGTTATAAGCAACGGTGTTGAGTGGCAAAAGGTAAATAATACGGATGCAGTGCCTACGGTATTTGGTCGAACAGGAAATGTTATTGCATCTAACGGTGATTACAAAGCTGAGCAAGTTGCGTTGAATAGTCCTAGTCTTGCTTCCACCAACGTAAAAACTGGACTGGAAGAGATACTCACCGGAGTACAAACCAAGGCCCCACTTGCATCGCCAGCACTGACAGGCACGCCAACAGCGCCTACACCAACGGCAGCGACTAACAATAATACTTTAGCCACTACCGCTTACGTTACGTCTGCTGTAGCTCTTGCACGTACCTATGCACCATAAAATGATATAAAGGAGTTCACCTTATGGCAACTCTTATAAAGGTTCCTGGGCGGTACGATTCCTCACAGTCTTGGACCACCCGTGCGGGACCCACCGATGAATTTGCTTCTGTATATGTGGGGGTAGTGGGTAACAGTGCAACATATCCTGCCCCTTTTTTGCGCTCGATAATTGTATACAAGCCCACTAACTACTATGGTAAGTTATCAGTAGCACTATACCGATACAACACCAAAGAATTCGTAGTTGAATCCCCCATAGTAAACGTGGTAGCTGGGGGTTTTGAAGTAGACATCCCATTTTCTTCTCCCATACCCTTAACTAGTGAGCAATATGCGGTTGTGGTGAAGAATCTAGGTGATACAGGTATGACCTTTGATATCTGGATGTACACCAACGCATGGGATAGCGGGGTAATTGGTGCGGGGACAGGGTGGTGGTATGGGCCCCCATCTAACCCATTCAAGAACTACTCTTCTTCATCCAAGTCAGGGGGCTTTGGTGCTACATTCTGGGACAGCAACCCGAACGCAGCCCCTAATGCACCAACAATGCTCTCACCGATATCTAACCAGGGGTCGTTAATAAATCCCCGACCGAAGGTCATTTTTAAAGTTACCGACCCAGAAGGGGACAAGGTGATAGCTCTAGCGCAAGTTGCAAGGGATGCCGCCTTCACCAATCTCGTGCTTTTCGAGGGATCAGATTCCTACCCCGCATCGTTTAGTCCTAGTGGCTGGATAAACTCGGGCAGTAACGTATATTGGACTCCTTCAGCAGATATAGCACCAGGCACCTACTACGTAAGGACCTGGGCCTATGATGGGGTATCTTGGGGGGCTTATTCGGCCACCGTAGTAATGACCATAGCAGCACCCAACTGGACCAATCCCACCATAAACGATAATGACCCAGGTATCCGAGCTACATGGATAACAGAGCTACGCACGCTAGTGAATAATACGAGAAGGGCTAGGGGCATAACAGTTGCAGCCTTCACAGATGCCACCGTCACGGCAAACAGTTCCAATGTGCGTATTGTACACATCAACGAGTTACGAACTGCCATAAATGCTTTACTGTCAGCCTCAAACCTAGCACCACCCGCTTACACGGATCCCACTCTTACTGCTAATGTCACTGAACGTAAGGGTATACACATCAAGCAGCTTAGAGATGCTCTTGCTAGATGTTGATATAGATATAGCACAGTATCAAGCTCCGCCTATGCGGGGCTTATTTTATTTGGGGGGTGGGGAAGTGGATACAGGAACAATCGCTACAGTTATTTCGGTGGCTGCAGCAATAAGTGGCATCATCATAGGTTGGTCAGGGCGATCACGCACAATACGTCATGACACAGCTTCTGACGCTAGTAACGATGCAACAATCCGCGCAGATATGGAATACATCAAACGCGGTGTTGATGATGTGAGGCTTGAGCAACGAGCGCATGGACAGAGATTTGACGCTCTATCTGAGCGCGTTACAAGAGTCGAAGAGTCTGCCAAACAGGCGCATTACCGAATTAACCGTATTGAGGACCAACACAATTAAGGAGATGGTTTGTATGGAATGGAACGCTTTTTTTCAATTGATCGATCCGCAATTATTCATTGTTGTTGCTGCATGTTGGGTGTTAGGGTTTTCTCTTAAGCGTACGCCTATAGTTGAAGACTGGACCATTGTCTATATCGTTACTATCGCGGCCGTGTTGCTAGCTGTGTGGCTGATTGGATTTAGTCCAGAATCTGTTATTCAAGGCGTGTTAGCCGGTGCATTTGCGGTTTATGGTCACCAAATGATTAAGCAAACTACTAAGGTCGCTGAGAATGAAAGTGAGGATTCACTATGATTAAACATAATCGCGTACGAGTCAAAAACAAGAAGCTAGAGGAAGGGCCGCTGCAATATAGCGGCTCTTACGAAAAGGCTAATGGCTGGACTGACATCAGAGTTTTGGATATTCAGCCAGCTGCAGTTATCCGGACAGAGTTGGTTATAGCTAAAGGTAAATCAGCATCGGCCATTTTAGCCGATCTAGTCGGTAAGCATGGCGGCAACTGGGTTGTTATTAATGCATCCTATTTTAATGCGTCTACAGGAGAGTTGTTGGGTAAGACGATCAAGGACGGCAAAGCGATATTCCCCGATGTTACTGGTAAGACAGAACAGAGGCCCCACCTTTTCCGTAAGGCAGGGCGTTTTGGGATCGGTCGATTGAATGATGTGGTAGGTGTTGATTGGGCTGTTGTTGGTGTACCTACACTTACAGCGGGAGGCAAGGCAATTAACCCGCTGAGGGTCGAGGAAAAGACGCCATCCGATGTGCCTGGCGTTAACCCCCGTATGATCGCAGGCATTAAATCAGATGGTACATTGGGTATTATTGCGGTTGATGGACGAGGCGTAAAAGACCGCGGGCTAACTGCGGAGGAAGCTGGCATTATGGCTGTGCATTTAGGTTATCTGGATGCAATCAATTTGGATGGCGGTGGATCTGCAACAATTGCTACAAATAACCGTCAGCTGCTTGATGCATTGGAGATCGATAAAACCAATAAAAAGCGCAATTACCATGTGAGTGACATTGGACAAAATCACGTGCAACGAATTATCCATCATGTTATTGCTGTCCAGTTTGATCCAGGTATTCTAATCCCAAAGCCAAAAACCCTGTTCGGCATTGATTGTGCTACGCCGTTGACAGGGACAACAGCCAAGGCGGTAGCTGCAGCAGGGGCACAGTTTGCAGTCCGCTATCTTGTTCCTGCGAATTATGCCTGGAAGCGTCTAGTGAGATCGGAGGCAAACGTTATTCAGGGGGCTGGCATGATGCTGGCATCTGTCTTTCAAAAGGGGACAGACCGCGTAACAGGTGGTAAGGGTGCGGGACAAGTGGATGGTAAAGAGGCATTAGCTGAAGCTAAGTTAATAAATCAGCCAACCGGTAGTGCTATTTTCTTCGCGGTGGATTATGATTCACAGCCGAAGGATTATGATGCAATCGAAGCATATCTCAGAGCAGCTCAAGCAGAGATACCCGGATATCATGCAGGCGTATATGGTCATTTTGGAGTGATCGAAGAGATGGCCAAACGGGGAGCCTGCAAATACTTTTGGCAGACCTATGCTTGGAGTGGAGGGAAAAAGAGTTCACACATCCACTTGTATCAATATAAAAATGATACCAAGCTCGGTGGAGCTTCCGTTGATCTGAATGAGGCTTATACAGATTCAATTTTTTGGGGGAAGGATGTAGTGCCGGTGGACAAGCCTGCTGAATCCTCGGAAGTAACTGCCATTGTATTTGGGCAGAAGATTGAGGGTGCCAAGCTTATTGATGGCGTTATGATGCTGCCTCTACGAGCTGTAGGTAATGCAATCGGTGGTAAGGTTACTTGGGATCAACAAACCAAGACGGCTACAATAGAATAGATTTTTGCCTGGGAGCTTCGGCTCTCGGGCTTTTTTTATTTAGTTCAGGAAAAGTTTCCTTACCTCTAAAATCATCAATACAACCAATTTCCCTAATTCCACGAAATTTTACAACCAAATTCCCAAACGTTTGGAGTTCAAGTGAAAGAAAAACACCGAGCCGTCCCTCATAACCATCATTAATGGTATATAATTGTTAATATTTTCTATGTACACGAACATTTGTTCTGTATATAATAAGGGAACAAATGTTCTGTTTTTTGGGGGGGTGAATGGTTATGAAGTCCGCAACAACGAAGCAAATGATTGTACTTGGAGAAATTATAAACTTCGCAATCCAGTATAATTACCCACCAACAGTCAGAGAGTTATGCAAGATCCTAGGGCTATCTCCAGCAACGACACATGGCTACCTTAACAGACTCAGATTACGGGGGTTCATCGACTGGGAACCAGAACGACCTCGAACGCTCAGAATATTATCAAGGGAGGTAGGAGCAAATGCAAATTGAAAAGTGTATCGGTCGAATCGTCGATATTATATACCAGGACGCTAAAGGTCGGATTACGCAGCGGACAATCCGGGTTAGAAAGATCGTCGATGGAAAAGCGATAGCATATGACTTTGACAAGCGAGCTCCTCGCCCTTTCAAAATCGATCGTATACTGGCTGCGCAGCCAGTAGGGAGGACTGCATGAAAGCCGCCACGATACCTTCCAAAGAAGAATTGTTTATGATTCGGGAATCGATCCTGCTGCCACACATGATGACGATGGTTGAGAAAAGCAGGATAGATATTGAGCAATCCTTAAACCCAATGCGAGATCTTATTAGTAGGTTTATGGTCGTAATGTTAGATACGATTAATGCCGACTTGGTCAAAATTAAAATCGCAATGAGTAAGGCTAATATAAAAGTATGGGACGAAGATCATCAAGGGGATGTTTTGTATTATCGCTATAGGTTTAGAGGATATGAGGAGAGTTTCGGAATGATAAGGGAAGTGATGCGAGCACAAATAAGTGTTGGGCTAGGCGAGTATGGTCGTAAATGCATAAACCTAAATCAGAGGAGCGACCACGATGCCCCCAATTGCTAAACCAAAAAAACAGTATAAAGATAAAAGACCAACAAGAGATGACGCTGTGCTCGAGGAAATAGGCGAGCAGCTCGTTGAGGCTTTAAAAGAAGAGTCACAAGTTGAGTTAACAGTTTGGGAAAATATTGAGATAGTGCGAGGGCAAGTTATTGGAATGGATTATAGGACAAAACTCATCTACGTACAAAAGCATGGCGAAACAATCAAAGTACCATTTATGGATATTATGAAGGTAGAAAGCCCCAAATGATTTTGGGGCTTTTTTTCTAGTTAAAATGATATGTCTAATATACACTAAGGCAGCTTGTCAACTGGGCATTCGAATGGTGCTCGGGACATGGTCTCTCGATTGGAGACGATGGTGCTTAGTGGAGCGGAATTACCAGTAGCAGTAGTACGCAAGCAGATCGCTTCTGCGGTCGATGTCATTATACATCTTAGCCGCTTCCGAGATTCTACACGTAGGGTAGCGGAGATTTGTGAAGTAACCGGAATTCGAGAGGGGGAGGTAGAGCTCAGTACATTGTTCCAATTCGAGGAGGCTGGAGAGTCAAATGGTCGAATCGTTGGTAAGCTACATCGGGCTGATGCGCTTAAAGACACTCGCAAGCTAAGCCATGCTGGTATAGGGGTGGCAAGCGAATGACTGAATATCGTGTTTATCACTTGAGCAAGTATGAGAGGCTATGGGCAATTGTACTAGGTTGTTCCTTTTGTTACATCGCGATTTGGTTAATGTATCGACAGGCTGTTATAGCCCTAATAGCAGCCCCCTTAGGATTGTTATATCCCCGTTATTATGCAAAAGCTTTGTGCAGAAAGCGGTTAGACAAGCTGAGATTACAGTTTAAGGAAGCTCTCCAGGCATTGTCTTCATTATTATCGGCCGGAAGGTCAGTCGAGAATGCATTCATGTCCTTGGAGAATGATCTAAGCCTGCTTATAGGCGATACACAATCCGACTTAATGATGGAGTTAAGGGCCATATCCAATCGCCTTCTTAATGGGGAGCAGCTTGAGGTATGCTTGCAGGATTTTGCAAGACGCTCGAACTTGGAGGAGGTGAGGAACTTCGCGGATGTGATAGCAATCTGCAAAAGAGCAGGTGGAGATTTGGTCGAGGTTGTCCGTAGAACCTCACAGCTCATAGGAGAGAAGCTAGAGGTGGAGCTGGAGGTTTCCGTACTTATTTCTCAAAAGAAATTTGAATCCCGGATCATGATGGGAATGCCCTTTGCCTTTGTTGGCGTTATCGGCTTTATGGCAGGAGACTATATGGAGCCACTTTATCAAGGAATGGGATTCGTTCTGCTGACAGTATGCTTGATTTTGTTAATGCTTTGCAGCTGGTGGATGTTTCGAATTATGGACATTAAGCTATGAGCAAATGGTTGATTTGTATAAGCACTGTGGTCTTGCTGCTGTTATACGCAGGACTTGTCTACCAAGCTTATAAGGGGAGAAGAAAGCGCAAGCTACTGCTTCAAGTTGATCCTTTTATCGTGCTCCTGCAATATCGTCCATTATTGAACAAAGTAGAACCTATTCTTCAGAGACAAAGGCTGTGGCTTGCACAGCTTAATGGTGGGGTATGCTCTCATGAATTGCTAATGGCTTGGGGAGCTGAAAGCTTGGGGCTAGCTTATATTACATTATCGCTGTCGGGATTGCTTGCCCTCATGTCCGGAAACTCTGCTCTATTCCTCATGGGTTTAGTTATCGCGGGCTGCCTTCCGGTACTGAGAACGAAGGATCTGACTAGTAAGGTGAATAAGCGTCGTCAGACCATCGTTATGGAGCTCCCTGAATTGCTGACTAAGCTCTTATTGATGGTGAATGCAGGCGAGAACGTAATGAGGGCCCTATCTCGAACAGTGGAGCAAAAGCAGGGAAGCGGGCATCCCTTGTATGTTGAGTTAAACGCAGCGATAGAGGGAATGAAGCGTGGGGAGAGCTTGGCGATTGCGCTTGAAGAAATGGGACGGAGATGTGCAGTCCCTGAAGTCAAATTGTTCTCCACTACATTGCTTATCAACGCTCGAAGAGGGGGAGAGGCTTTCGTTCCGGCTTTGCGGGAATTAACAAGGCAAATGTGGGATAAGCGAAAGGCAATCACTCGTACACTTGGAGAGCAGGCATCCTCCCGGTTAGCTTTTCCACTTGCTATCATTTTTTTACTCATCATGGTACTGGTTGGAGCACCTACAATGCTAATGATGTAAATAACATTTACTTACGAAAGGGATGAGCAGTTTGATGGGGAGCTTAGTTCAATTGGGAATGAAAGCAATGAAATCGTTGTGGCAGGATGAGGAGGGCATTGGCACGTTAGAGCTTGTCCTTATAGCTGCGGTGTTGATCGTGGTGGCTATATTATTTAAGGATTGGATTCTAGAGTTTATTGGAAATCTGATGGATTCCGTACAAGGCAAAGCGAAAAACATATTTGATGATTAGGGCAAGGGCTGTGAGCGGTTCTACTAGAGCCGGATGCTGGGGTAATTCGTCAGGCTCTATTACGCTTGAGGCATCCATGGTGTTCCCTTGGGTTTTTATGATGACCTTTTTACTGCTCTTATTTTCCCTATTCATCTCTCAAGGTGCATTTCTATATTATAGCTCTTCAATTATGGCAGAACGGACTGCTTTCAGCTGGTCCAATTCAGCTAAAGAAACGAGTACAGGGGCCTATCCATCAGGGCAATACGATGGTCTATATTGGCGGTTCACCGATGATAGCCTTGTTCAAGGATTGTTTGGTTTAGTATCGGACAATAAAGACTCAAGTGTGGTGATTGGCCCTGGAATTACCGAGGGTCGGGGTTCTAAGGCTGAGGACAAGCTTAGGAAGGTAGCCTTTGAGATGGTTACCTCTCGAAAGGTAGGGAAAGGGCAAATAAGCTATTTCAATGTCGGTGTTAAACGTAATATAAATGTTGATTTAACAAGTGGGTGGTTAGTCAAGCCATTAGGCTGGCTGCGCGGGCAGGATACGGCATCTGCCAGCGTATCTGCCTTAGTCGTCGAGCCGACGGAGTTTCTGCGGTCATTTGATCTGGTTCGCTATTACGCTGCTAAAATGAAGGTCGCTAAGGAAGGACCGACGGAATATCGCAACAAGATAGGGGATGTTCTTAAAAAACGTGGACTTTAAGCTATTAATCCAGTTAGTTAGGAGGCAGTAGGGGTGAAAGCTTCAAGAGATCAGAGGGAGCTCCCTTCCTACAGACAACAGCTGGAGGAGCGGGGCACGGCAGGATCGGTATCCATTTATTTTATTGCGGTTACTGCTGCTTTTATATTACTGACCGCTTTACTCATTGATTTTGCGAGAGTTGCGGCGTTTCGCAAGCAGGCAGAGCTGTCGGTCAAATCAGGTGTCCGTTCAGTATTGTCTTCCTATGACCCTGTTATTTACAAAAGATATGGCTTGTTCATTAGAGGTGGAGAATCAGCTAACGAGCTATTTCGTGAGACAGTGGAAGGGAACGTTGCACAGCTGGAAAAGGGAGGAGCGTTCCCTTTCTTGGATACGGTTTGGGGAGCCACTGACGTTACGGAAAGCCGTCCGCTAGCTAATCATGAAGTATTTCGCAGGCAAATACTCGAAGATATGAAGTACAAGGCACCAATCGATCTGACTTTGGAGCTGGCAGAACGTTTTCGAGGGGTGTCTGGAGCTATGAAAGAAGCTGCTTCAACAGTCGATCTATTGGAGAAAATGCGCAAAGCCTACGAGCGACGAGAAGCGGCATTGGATGACATTCTTGCTCTACAAAAAAAATACGGCAAGGAAATTCAAGGCAAGCTTTCGGCAGAAATCTCCTATCCACCAGTCGATATGAATACCCAACAATCTGCAGGCAATGCTCGTACAATTGCGGATATCGCGATGCAATACGAGGATTATGTAGGTAAACGACAGGAGGATGAAGCGAGAGTTATAGCTCTGCGGCTTAGAGAAGAAGAGAAAAGACGAAACCAAGCGAAC
This portion of the Cohnella abietis genome encodes:
- a CDS encoding phage holin family protein; the protein is MEWNAFFQLIDPQLFIVVAACWVLGFSLKRTPIVEDWTIVYIVTIAAVLLAVWLIGFSPESVIQGVLAGAFAVYGHQMIKQTTKVAENESEDSL
- a CDS encoding glycoside hydrolase domain-containing protein is translated as MIKHNRVRVKNKKLEEGPLQYSGSYEKANGWTDIRVLDIQPAAVIRTELVIAKGKSASAILADLVGKHGGNWVVINASYFNASTGELLGKTIKDGKAIFPDVTGKTEQRPHLFRKAGRFGIGRLNDVVGVDWAVVGVPTLTAGGKAINPLRVEEKTPSDVPGVNPRMIAGIKSDGTLGIIAVDGRGVKDRGLTAEEAGIMAVHLGYLDAINLDGGGSATIATNNRQLLDALEIDKTNKKRNYHVSDIGQNHVQRIIHHVIAVQFDPGILIPKPKTLFGIDCATPLTGTTAKAVAAAGAQFAVRYLVPANYAWKRLVRSEANVIQGAGMMLASVFQKGTDRVTGGKGAGQVDGKEALAEAKLINQPTGSAIFFAVDYDSQPKDYDAIEAYLRAAQAEIPGYHAGVYGHFGVIEEMAKRGACKYFWQTYAWSGGKKSSHIHLYQYKNDTKLGGASVDLNEAYTDSIFWGKDVVPVDKPAESSEVTAIVFGQKIEGAKLIDGVMMLPLRAVGNAIGGKVTWDQQTKTATIE
- a CDS encoding LexA family protein: MKSATTKQMIVLGEIINFAIQYNYPPTVRELCKILGLSPATTHGYLNRLRLRGFIDWEPERPRTLRILSREVGANAN
- a CDS encoding YolD-like family protein: MPPIAKPKKQYKDKRPTRDDAVLEEIGEQLVEALKEESQVELTVWENIEIVRGQVIGMDYRTKLIYVQKHGETIKVPFMDIMKVESPK
- a CDS encoding type II secretion system F family protein codes for the protein MTEYRVYHLSKYERLWAIVLGCSFCYIAIWLMYRQAVIALIAAPLGLLYPRYYAKALCRKRLDKLRLQFKEALQALSSLLSAGRSVENAFMSLENDLSLLIGDTQSDLMMELRAISNRLLNGEQLEVCLQDFARRSNLEEVRNFADVIAICKRAGGDLVEVVRRTSQLIGEKLEVELEVSVLISQKKFESRIMMGMPFAFVGVIGFMAGDYMEPLYQGMGFVLLTVCLILLMLCSWWMFRIMDIKL
- a CDS encoding type II secretion system F family protein; the protein is MSKWLICISTVVLLLLYAGLVYQAYKGRRKRKLLLQVDPFIVLLQYRPLLNKVEPILQRQRLWLAQLNGGVCSHELLMAWGAESLGLAYITLSLSGLLALMSGNSALFLMGLVIAGCLPVLRTKDLTSKVNKRRQTIVMELPELLTKLLLMVNAGENVMRALSRTVEQKQGSGHPLYVELNAAIEGMKRGESLAIALEEMGRRCAVPEVKLFSTTLLINARRGGEAFVPALRELTRQMWDKRKAITRTLGEQASSRLAFPLAIIFLLIMVLVGAPTMLMM
- a CDS encoding Flp1 family type IVb pilin, which produces MKAMKSLWQDEEGIGTLELVLIAAVLIVVAILFKDWILEFIGNLMDSVQGKAKNIFDD